A single window of Neospora caninum Liverpool complete genome, chromosome XII DNA harbors:
- a CDS encoding putative N6-adenosine-methyltransferase 70 kDa subunit, protein MSSHLRQRFQQRKLGLAGTGLAPSLAGTAPPSGPSTNVVAPPLASLSRSTSGPTVPGVSGQPGPPEAQPSAPGLAAAAARPGAESDRGAWGERGASRRDEQRDDRHGADRWPSEKRPGAAGPAGAVSYGNTPDGRGPLGPSRDVRGRDTEGDREGFYSHAARPASFPRRPFEESSRGPPRGAEFRQPLAGLHDPRRQEEGLALHAPAESAQLVKNASDPPFSGPGALATARAPHGGAGPAHQPQGGDVRGAVETGVSPRAPGRPMAALPPLPQDLPLDHPSLAFSQGAKVPSSMEELLPFILRALLHHPSVSPAIRRPETAPGPETVTCLARSAECHIELNAFAAHLKQASRATGFAAGRVSSLASQRLFRPEAVLRVLQFAAFRAEAADGESGDASAAPVLGALHPFPYPLLALASINSLTVIKTVFPLRICAVLFMLFQQSQQQAVASASPPTAGAAPQHSVETGPRPGAAVEGPPPRAVPAAGPPFSGPQTLPSVSLPPQGPPHAPPPPPPPPPGFARPPFFSGGPPTALGANVGGAPLGTPGGPPPPPPACEGDKKTGPGGDKGADAELQDLEKLLSVPTALKQRDLDSGSELTSLLSAPTARQQMIIHSFKNKGGSALREICTYGSRVECCRARNSFKPCSKVHFRRIILPHTDVSLGDCSYLDTCRHIETCRYVHYEVDDASKNDALKKMRGEMAADPYAIGTISAGAYTEYPAQWIRCDIRTFDFSIFRKLIRVVMADPPWDIHMDLPYGTMTDQEMRSLRVDLIQEEGLLFLWVTGRAMELARECLQLWGYRRVEEILWVKTNQLQRIIRTGRTGHWLNHSKEHCLVAVKGNVPFNRNIDCDVIVSERMAPDSLKVELFGRMHNVRNNWITLGNQLKGVKIEHPLLRDRYNAFAEREGLPLADIPSASGVESENRDASAEEKNEETSAVDGEA, encoded by the exons ATGTCTTCGCACCTGCGACAGAGGTTTCAGCAGCGAAAGCTGGGACTGGCCGGCACGGGTCTCGCCCCGTCCCTCGCAGGCACTGCGCCTCCTTCGGGCCCCAGCACGAACGTGGtggcgccgcctctcgcctcgctgagTCGCTCGACCAGCGGACCGACCGTCCCTGGAGTCTCCGGCCAGCCCGGGCCCCCTGAAGCCCAACCCTCTGCGCCGGGtctcgcggctgcagccgcgagaCCCGGTGCGGAGAGCGACCGCGGCGCGTGGGGCGAGCGCGGGGCCTCGCGCCGAGACGAACAGCGCGACGACCGCCACGGCGCCGACCGGTGGCCATCCGAGAAGAGGCCCGGCGCCGCGGGCCCCGCGGGCGCTGTCTCCTACGGGAACACCCCGGACGGTCGCGGGCCCCTGGGTCCGTCGCGCGAcgtgcgaggaagagacaccgagggAGACCGCGAGGGCTTCTACTCTCACGCAGCTCGCCCCGCGTCGTTCCCTCGCAGACCCTTCGAGGAGAGCAGCCGGGGCCCGCCCAGAGGAGCGGAGTTTCGCCAGCCTCTCGCAGGCCTGCACGACCCTCGAAGACAGGAGGAAGGCCTCGCGTTACACGCTCCCGCGGAGAGCGCGCAGCTCGTTAAAAACGCCAGCGATCCGCCGTTTTCGGGCCCAGGCGCCCTTGCAACCGCGCGCGCACCCCACGGTGGCGCGGGCCCCGCGCATCAGCCTCAGGGCGGCGACGTCCGAGGGGCCGTGGAGACAGGTGTCTCGCCTCGGGCCCCAGGGCGCCCCATGGCTGCGCTCCCGCCGCTCCCGCAGGATTTGCCTCTGGACCACCCGAGTTTGGCCTTCTCGCAGGGCGCGAAAGTGCCGTCGAGCATGGAGGAGTTATTGCCCTTCATTTTGCGGGCCTTGCTGCACCATCCCTCGGTGTCGCCTGCGATTCGACGACCGGAGACAGCTCCGGGGCCGGAGACCGTCACGTGTCTCGCCCGGTCGGCCGAATGCCACATCGAGCTCAACGCGTTCGCGGCGCACCTGAAGCAGgcgtcgagggcgacgggGTTCGCGGCGGGGCGCGTCTCCTCACTGGCTAGCCAGCGGCTCTTTCGCCCCGAGGCGGTCCTGCGCGTCCTCCAGTTTGCCGCCTTCCGCGCCGAGGCCGCTGATGGCGaaagcggcgacgcctcGGCTGCACCAGTCCTTGGCGCTCTCCACCCTTTTCCGTATCCGCTGCTGGCGCTTGCATCCATCAACTCGCTGACGGTGATCAAGACAGTGTTTCCCCTCCGCATCTGCGCCGTCCTCTTCATGCTCTTTCAGCAGTCCCAGCAGCAGGCTGTTGCCTCTGCGTCCCCGCCGAccgccggcgcggcgccgcagcaCTCCGTGGAGACGGGGCCTCGCCCTGGCGCAGCCGTGGAAGGCCCGCCCCCCCGGGCTGTCCCCGCTGCGGGGCCGCCCTTCTCCGGGCCGCAAACCCTcccgtctgtctcgctgcctccccaGGGACCGCCCCacgccccgccgcctccgccgccacCGCCCCCGGGCTTTGCCCGgccgcccttcttctccggggGCCCTCCGACCGCGCTGGGCGCCAACGTCGGCGGGGCGCCTCTGGGGACGCCAGGCGGgcccccgccgccgcctcccgcgTGCGAAGGCGACAAGAAGACAGGGCCTGGTGGAGACAAGGGCGCGGACGCCGAGCTGCAGGATCTCGAAAAGCTCCTCAGCGTTCCGACGGCTTTG AAACAACGCGACCTCGACTCAGGCAGCGAGTTAACCTCCCTCCTCAGCGCGCCCACTGCGCGCCAGCAGATGATCATTCACTCCTTCAAGAACAAGGGCGGCAGCGCGCTGAGGGAAATCTGCACTTACGGATCGCGCGTCGAATGCTGCCGAGCGAGAAACTCCTTCAAGCCTTGCAGCAAA GTGCACTTTCGACGCATTATTCTCCCGCATACAG ATGTGAGCTTGGGAGATTGCAGCTATTTGGACACGTGCCGCCACATCGAGACGTGCCGCTACGTGCACTACGAGGTCGACGACGCATCCAAAAATGACGCCTTGAAAAAGAT gagaggcgagatgGCGGCGGATCCGTACGCGATCGGAACGATCTCCGCGGGGGCCTACACAGAGTACCCTGCGCAGTGGATTCGCTGCGATATCAG GACCTTCGATTTCAGCATCTTCCGCAAGCTCATTCGCGTCGTCATGGCCGATCCGCCGTGGGATATCCACATGGACTTGCCTTACGGAACGATGACCGATCAAGAAATGCGAAGTTTGCGG GTCGACTTAATTCAAGAAGAAggccttcttttcttgtgGGTCACAGGGCGAGCTATGGAGCTGGCGCGAGAGTGTTTGCAG CTGTGGGGTTACAGACGCGTGGAGGAGATTCTTTGGGTGAAGACGAATCAGCTGCAGCGCATCATCCGCACCGGCCGAACGGGGCACTGGCTGAACCACTCCAAGGAGCACTGTCTGGTGGCGGTAAAGGGCAACGTCCCTTTCAATCGAAACATCGACTGCGATGTCATTGTCAGCGAA AGAATGGCACCAGATTCCCTGAAAGTGGAGCTCTttgggcgcatgcacaacGTCCGCAACAACTGGATCACTCTAG gAAATCAACTGAAGGGGGTCAAGATCGAGCATCCGCTCCTCCGAGACCGGTACAATGCCtttgcggagagagaaggacttCCGCTGGCAGATATTCCGTCAGCTTCCGGTGTAGAGAGTGAAAATCGAGACGCCAGTGCCGAAGAGAAGAATGAAGAAACGTCTGCAGTGGATGGGGAAGCGtaa